The segment ATGCGGCCTTGCAGGACAGGGTCTATGACCCAGCTCTCTTTGCTTTTTTGGTCAAGACCTTGGACTTGATGGAGTCAGGTTTGGACTACGAAGTTCTGACCAATATCTTTGAAATTCAGCTATTGGGTCGATTTGGGATCAGTCTGAATTTTCATGAGTGTGTTTTTTGTCATCGGGTTGGTTTGCCTTTTGATTATTCCTACAAATACAGCGGTGTTTTGTGTCCGCAACACTATCAGGAAGATGAGCGACGGGCCTATCTGGATCCCAATGTTCCCTATCTACTTGATCAATTTCAAGCTATTTCCTTTGATGACTTGGAAACCATTTCCATCAAGCCTGAGATGAAGCGAAAATTACGGCTTTTTATTGACCAGCTGTACGAGGAATATGTGGGGATTCACTTGAAATCCAAGAAATTTATAGATGATTTGTCTTCTTGGGGGCAGATTATGAAACCAAGAACAGAAAATGAGGAAACAGAATGAAACGTATTGCAGTAGATGCTATGGGTGGGGACCACGCCCCTCAGGCAGTGGTAGAAGGTGTCAATCAAGCCTTGGCTGCCTTTCCAGACATTGAAATTCAACTTTATGGCGATGAGGCTAAAATCAAGCAGTATTTGACAGCGACGGAGCGTGTCAGCATCATCCATACGACGGAGAAAATCAATTCTGATGATGAGCCTGTCAAGGCCATTCGTCGTAAGAAAGAATCATCTATGGTCCTAGCGACCAAGGCTGTCAAGGATGGTCGGGCAGATGCGGTCTTGTCGGCTGGAAATACGGGAGCTCTGTTGGCGGCAGGTGTATTTGTGGTTGGCCGTATCAAGCATATCGACCGTCCAGGTCTTATGTCCACTCTTCCTACTATGGACGGCAAGGGATTTGACATGATGGACTTGGGAGCAAATGCTGAAAATACAGCTCATCACCTCTATCAGTATGGTATCCTTGGCTCATTTTACGCGGAGCATGTGCGTGGGGTCAAACAACCTCGTGTGGGACTTTTGAACAACGGTACGGAAGATACCAAGGGCACGCCAGTTCACCAAGAGGCCTATAAACTCTTGGCGGAAGACAAGTCGATCAACTTTATTGGCAATGTGGAGGCACGTGAGTTGCTCAATAGTGTGGCGGATGTGGTTGTGACGGATGGTTTCACGGGAAACGCTGTGCTGAAAACAGTTGAAGGCACTGCCAAATCCATCGTTGGTCAGTTGACGGGCTCTATCAAAAATGGCGGTCTGCGTGCTAAATTGGGTGGTTTGTTAGTCAAGCCGACTCTTAAAAAGGCCTTGGGGGCTATGGATTATAAAACAGCAGGTGGTGCTATTTTGCTTGGTCTAAAAGCTCCTGTCATCAAGGCTCACGGCTCTAGCGATGCCCAGGCGATTTTCTATACCATTAAGCAGACACGTTCCATTTTGGAGGCTGGTATTGTTGAAAAATCGGTTGCCAAATTTTCAGTAGTGGAGGAAAGTCATGACTAGAGAGCAGGTCTATCAGCGGGTTGTTGAATTAATTCAGGATGAAAAGGGAGAAGATTTTCAGGTTCAACCTGAATCTACTTTGGCAGATAATATCGCAGCGGATTCGGTGGAAATTATGGAATTCGTTTTGACTTTGGAAGACGAGTTTGGTGTCGATGTTCCTGATGCGGCTATTGAGCGCTTTGAAACCTTGTCTGATATTGTGGATTTTATTTATGAAGAATTACAGAAACGTTCGTAGTTTACGGGCGTTTTTCTTTATTTTTTTACAAAATACCGTTAAATGCTTTTTTACACGAATGTTATGTGATAGAATAAACGAAAAGGCTAGAATATTTTATGAAAGGCGAACATTTTAATGAAAACAGACCTTCTCTATTCAGGAAAAGCTAAAGATATCTACGCAACGGCTGATAGTGACCAGATTGTTGCAGTTTATAAGGATCAGGCAACGGCTTTTAATGGTGGTAAGAAAGAACAGATTGTGGGCAAGGGCCGGCTCAATAATCTGATTTCATCTTTGATTTTTGAAAAGTTGAATGAAGCTGGAGTCAAGACGCATTTTATCAAGCGTTTGTCGGATACGGAGCAGTTGAATAAGAAGGTGGAGATTATTCCTCTTGAGGTTGTTTTGCGAAATGTGACAGCTGGGTCTTTCTCAAAACGCTTCGGTGTGGAGGAAGGGATAGTCTTACCTACTCCTATCGTGGAATTTTACTATAAAAAAGATGAGTTGGATGATCCCTTTATCAATGAGGAGCACATTGCCTTTCTAGAACTAGCTAGTCAGGAACAGATTGACTATATCAAGGAAGAAACACGTCGTATCAATGGGTTCTTGAAGGACTTGTTTGGTCAGATTGGGTTGACTTTGGTGGATTTCAAACTAGAATTTGGGGTTGACTCTTCTGGTCAGATTGTATTGGCAGATGAGTTTTCTCCTGATAATTGTCGTTTGTGGGATGCGGATGGCAACCATCTCGACAAGGATGTTTTCCGTCGGGGTCTCGGGGAGTTGACCGAGGTTTACGAGGTCGTATTGGCAAAGTTACAAGAAGTGAAATAAGGATTGGAAAAAATGGCGAAGCGGATTTTTGTTGAGAAGAAGGCGGATTTTCAGATCAAGGCGGAGGCTCTTTGCAAGGAGTTGACCCATAATTTGCAGTTGACAAGTCTGTCAAGTTTGCGTTTGGTGCAGGTGTATGATGTCTTTCATCTGGAGGAGGACTTGCTGGAGCAGGCCGTTAAGCATATCTTTACCGAGCAGGTGACGGACAAGGTTTTGTCGGATGAAGAATTAGGTCTGGAAGGTGCGGTTTATTTTGCTATTGAGGCTTTGCCTGGTCAGTTTGACCAGCGGGCTGCAAGCAGTCAGGAGGCCCTTCTCTTATTGGGTAGTCGTCAGGAGGTGCGTGTCAATACAGGTCAGCTCTATATCTTGAATGGCGATGTGCGGGAAGAAGAGTTAGCTGCTATCAAGAATTATTTGCTTAATCCTGTGGATTCGCGATTCAAGGATATGGATGCTCCTTTGGTGGCTCAGGAGTTTTCGGTGTCAGATACCGTCATTCCAAGCTTGGACTTTTTTGATAACTTTGGGGCAGAGGAATTTGCGGCTTACAAGCGTGAGGCTGGCTTGGCTATGGAAGTGGAAGACCTACTCTTCATTCAGGATTACTTCAAGTCAATTGGTCGAGTGCCAACTGAGACAGAACTCAAGGTCTTGGATACTTACTGGAGTGACCACTGCCGCCATACGACATTTGAGACAGAACTTAGGTCTATTGACTTTTCAGCTTCAAAATTCCACAAGCAATTGCAGGCGACTTATGACAAGTATCTGGCTATGCGAACAGAGTTAGGTCGGACAGACAAACCGCAGACGCTTATGGATATGGCGACGATTTTTGGTCGCTATGAGCGAGCAAATGGTCGTCTGGATGACATGGAAGTGTCAGATGAAATCAATGCCTGCTCGGTAGAAATCGAAGTGGATGTGGACGGCGTGAAAGAGCCGTGGCTCCTCATGTTCAAGAATGAAACCCATAATCACCCAACAGAAATCGAGCCTTTTGGTGGTGCCGCAACCTGTATCGGTGGAGCTATTCGTGATCCTTTGTCAGGTCGTTCCTATGTTTATCAGGCCATGCGAATTTCAGGTGCGGGCGATATTACCCAACCTCTGACAGCTACTCGTTCAGGGAAATTGCCACAGCAAATCATTTCAAAAACAGCGGCACATGGTTATTCTTCTTATGGAAATCAAATCGGTCTTGCGACCACTTATGTGCGTGAATATTTCCACCCAGGTTTTGTCGCAAAACGCATGGAACTAGGTGCCGTAGTCGGTGCATCTCCCAAGGAAAATGTGGTCCGTGAAAAACCAGTCGCAGGCGATGTGGTCATCTTGTTGGGTGGCAAAACAGGCCGTGACGGTATCGGTGGAGCAACAGGATCGTCCAAGGTACAGACAGTCGAGTCTGTGGAAACGGCTGGTGCGGAAGTCCAAAAAGGAAATGCCATTGAAGAACGCAAAATCCAACGCTTGTTCCGAAATGGTGACGTGACTCGCTTGATTAAAAAATCCAATGACTTCGGTGCAGGCGGTGTCTGCGTTGCCATTGGTGAGCTGGCAGATGGTCTTGAAATTGATTTGGATAAGGTTCCACTCAAGTATGCAGGTTTAAATGGAACGGAAATTGCCATTTCTGAATCACAAGAGCGAATGAGCGTCGTTGTCCGTCCAGAGGACGTAGACACCTTTATCGCAGCCTGCCGTCAGGAAAATATCCATGCAGTTGTTGTAGCCAAAGTCACTGAAAAACCAAACCTTGTTATGACTTGGAATGGTCAAACCATTGTTGATTTGGAACGTTCCTTCCTTGATACCAACGGTGTGCGTGTGGTGGTGGACGCCAAGGTGGTTGACAGTGCTGTCAACTTGCCGGAAACACGTACAACATCTGCTGAAACGCTACAAGAAGACTTGAAAGAACTTTTATCAGACCTCAACCATACTAGTCAGAAAGGCTTGCAGACCATTTTCGACTCATCTGTTGGTCGTTCAACCGTCAATCACCCTCTCGGAGGTCGTCACCAATTGACACCGACAGAAAGTTCGGTGCAGAAACTACCTGTCCAACACGGTGTGACGACGACGGCTTCTGTCATGGCTCAGGGCTATCATCCTTACCTAGCAGACTGGTCCCCTTACCACGGAGCAGCCTATGCAGTCATCGAAGCGACAGCCCGCTTGGTGGCAACAGGGGCTAACTGGTCCAAGGCTCGCTTCTCCTACCAGGAGTATTTCCAGCGAATGGATAAGCAGGCAGAGCGTTTTGGTCAGCCAGTAGCAGCACTTCTGGGATCTATCGAGGCTCAGATTCAGCTTGGTTTGCCGTCTATCGGTGGTAAGGACTCCATGTCTGGTACCTTTGAGGACTTGACTGTTCCGCCGACTCTAGTTGCTTTTGGTGTAACCACTGCAGACAGCCGTAAGGTCCTCTCGCCTGAGTTCAAGGCGGCTGGCGAGCATATCTATTACCTGCCAGGTCAAGCCTTGTCAGAAGACATTGATTTTGCCTTGATGAAGTCTAATTTTGAGACTTTTGAAAAATGGCAGAGCGATTATGCGATTACGGCTGCTAGTGCAGTCAAGTATGGAGGAGTTCTAGAAAGTCTTGCCCTTATGTCCTTTGGTAACCAAGTCGGAGCAAGAGTTGAGCTTGCAGCCCTTGAAGCCAGCTTAACAGGTCAGCTTGGCGGCTTTGTCTTCACATCGCAAGAAGACATTCCAGATGCTGTGAAAATCGGTCAAACCACTATAGACTTTACACTAGTTGTCAATGGTGTCAACCTTGCTGGACAGGACTTGCAGGCAGCCTTTGAGGGCAAACTAGAAGAAGTTTACCCAACAGAGTTTGAACAGGCGACGGAGTTGCAGGATGTTCCAGCAATTACCAGTTCATCGGTTATTCAAGCCAAGGATAGAGTTGAAGTACCTGTGGTTTACATTCCAGTCTTCCCAGGTACAAACTCAGAATATGATTCTGCCAAGGCCTTTGAACAGGCTGGTGCAAAAGTCAATCTGGTGCCATTCGTGACCTTGGATGCGGAAAGTATTGAACAGTCAGTTGACACAATGGTTGACAATATTGCTAAGGCACATATTCTTTTCTTTGCAGGTGGATTCTCGGCTGCGGATGAACCAGATGGGTCTGCTAAGTTTATCGTGACTATCTTACGAAACGCCAAGGTCCGCTCTGCTATTGAACAATTTATCGAAAAAAGAGGCCTCATCATCGGTATCTGTAATGGTTTCCAGGCCCTTGTCAAATCGGGCTTGTTGCCGTATGGAAACTTTGAGGAGGCGGGTGAAACCAGTCCGACCCTCTTCTACAACGATGCCAACCATCACGTTGCCAAAATGGTGGAAGCGCGGATTGCCAATGTCAACTCACCGTGGTTGGCAGGCGTTCAGGTCGGTGATATTCACGCTATTCCAGTTTCTCACGGGGAAGGGAAGTTTGTGGTGACAGACGAGGAATTTGCTATCTTGCGGGATAATGGTCAGATTTTCAGCCAATACGTTGACTTTACAGGTCAGCCAAGCATGGATTCTAAGTACAATCCAAATGGATCCAGCCATGCCATTGAGGGTATTACCAGTCGCAACGGTCAGATTATCGGGAAAATGGGGCATTCGGAGCGTTACGAGG is part of the Streptococcus suis genome and harbors:
- the purC gene encoding phosphoribosylaminoimidazolesuccinocarboxamide synthase; this encodes MKTDLLYSGKAKDIYATADSDQIVAVYKDQATAFNGGKKEQIVGKGRLNNLISSLIFEKLNEAGVKTHFIKRLSDTEQLNKKVEIIPLEVVLRNVTAGSFSKRFGVEEGIVLPTPIVEFYYKKDELDDPFINEEHIAFLELASQEQIDYIKEETRRINGFLKDLFGQIGLTLVDFKLEFGVDSSGQIVLADEFSPDNCRLWDADGNHLDKDVFRRGLGELTEVYEVVLAKLQEVK
- a CDS encoding phosphoribosylformylglycinamidine synthase, with product MAKRIFVEKKADFQIKAEALCKELTHNLQLTSLSSLRLVQVYDVFHLEEDLLEQAVKHIFTEQVTDKVLSDEELGLEGAVYFAIEALPGQFDQRAASSQEALLLLGSRQEVRVNTGQLYILNGDVREEELAAIKNYLLNPVDSRFKDMDAPLVAQEFSVSDTVIPSLDFFDNFGAEEFAAYKREAGLAMEVEDLLFIQDYFKSIGRVPTETELKVLDTYWSDHCRHTTFETELRSIDFSASKFHKQLQATYDKYLAMRTELGRTDKPQTLMDMATIFGRYERANGRLDDMEVSDEINACSVEIEVDVDGVKEPWLLMFKNETHNHPTEIEPFGGAATCIGGAIRDPLSGRSYVYQAMRISGAGDITQPLTATRSGKLPQQIISKTAAHGYSSYGNQIGLATTYVREYFHPGFVAKRMELGAVVGASPKENVVREKPVAGDVVILLGGKTGRDGIGGATGSSKVQTVESVETAGAEVQKGNAIEERKIQRLFRNGDVTRLIKKSNDFGAGGVCVAIGELADGLEIDLDKVPLKYAGLNGTEIAISESQERMSVVVRPEDVDTFIAACRQENIHAVVVAKVTEKPNLVMTWNGQTIVDLERSFLDTNGVRVVVDAKVVDSAVNLPETRTTSAETLQEDLKELLSDLNHTSQKGLQTIFDSSVGRSTVNHPLGGRHQLTPTESSVQKLPVQHGVTTTASVMAQGYHPYLADWSPYHGAAYAVIEATARLVATGANWSKARFSYQEYFQRMDKQAERFGQPVAALLGSIEAQIQLGLPSIGGKDSMSGTFEDLTVPPTLVAFGVTTADSRKVLSPEFKAAGEHIYYLPGQALSEDIDFALMKSNFETFEKWQSDYAITAASAVKYGGVLESLALMSFGNQVGARVELAALEASLTGQLGGFVFTSQEDIPDAVKIGQTTIDFTLVVNGVNLAGQDLQAAFEGKLEEVYPTEFEQATELQDVPAITSSSVIQAKDRVEVPVVYIPVFPGTNSEYDSAKAFEQAGAKVNLVPFVTLDAESIEQSVDTMVDNIAKAHILFFAGGFSAADEPDGSAKFIVTILRNAKVRSAIEQFIEKRGLIIGICNGFQALVKSGLLPYGNFEEAGETSPTLFYNDANHHVAKMVEARIANVNSPWLAGVQVGDIHAIPVSHGEGKFVVTDEEFAILRDNGQIFSQYVDFTGQPSMDSKYNPNGSSHAIEGITSRNGQIIGKMGHSERYEDGLFQNIPGKKDQGLFVSAVRYFTGK
- the recO gene encoding DNA repair protein RecO, with the protein product MERIETRGLVLYNRNFREDDKLVKIFTEKAGKRMFFVKHASKSKLVAAIQPMTYADFIVKINDDGLSYIEDFHQVQPFKNINGDIFKLSYATYILALADAALQDRVYDPALFAFLVKTLDLMESGLDYEVLTNIFEIQLLGRFGISLNFHECVFCHRVGLPFDYSYKYSGVLCPQHYQEDERRAYLDPNVPYLLDQFQAISFDDLETISIKPEMKRKLRLFIDQLYEEYVGIHLKSKKFIDDLSSWGQIMKPRTENEETE
- a CDS encoding phosphopantetheine-binding protein, producing the protein MTREQVYQRVVELIQDEKGEDFQVQPESTLADNIAADSVEIMEFVLTLEDEFGVDVPDAAIERFETLSDIVDFIYEELQKRS
- the plsX gene encoding phosphate acyltransferase PlsX, with protein sequence MKRIAVDAMGGDHAPQAVVEGVNQALAAFPDIEIQLYGDEAKIKQYLTATERVSIIHTTEKINSDDEPVKAIRRKKESSMVLATKAVKDGRADAVLSAGNTGALLAAGVFVVGRIKHIDRPGLMSTLPTMDGKGFDMMDLGANAENTAHHLYQYGILGSFYAEHVRGVKQPRVGLLNNGTEDTKGTPVHQEAYKLLAEDKSINFIGNVEARELLNSVADVVVTDGFTGNAVLKTVEGTAKSIVGQLTGSIKNGGLRAKLGGLLVKPTLKKALGAMDYKTAGGAILLGLKAPVIKAHGSSDAQAIFYTIKQTRSILEAGIVEKSVAKFSVVEESHD